In Raphanus sativus cultivar WK10039 unplaced genomic scaffold, ASM80110v3 Scaffold4345, whole genome shotgun sequence, the genomic window TTATCCCTGTTGGTTGTCGACTCTCCAAATAGGTTGAGAGTGTAGGCGATTCTCATAAGGTCAGAGTCATACTTGTTCACAGATTCATAATTCTGGAACTTTATTTCTCGCCATTCTTTTTCTGCTTTATGCAAGAACATTTCTGAGTATCTATTGTTCAATGTATACCAGAGATAATGTGGATCATTGATGTAGCTGTACATCATTTTTAGATCATCACAGAGTTTATCCTTCGTGATCTTGAGGGCATACGACCTCTCACACGCAGGGGTATCATTATCCCACTTGGTACACTTCCAAACTCCTCTGAGTTTTAATCTTCCTGAAGTGTTCATGGTCCACTCAATATAATTATCTCCGGAGAGATTTAGGACACTGTAATCTGAGTTTATTGGCATCTGAATTCATCACAAAACAATGATCATTTAGTTTCTCATGCCATCTGGCTATATAAGGAAACAATGTCATGCGCCCATTTAGGCTGCTAAGACCATTCGGTCATCATCAAATAAATCAAGACCATTCGGTCATATATTGATCAAGGCACTCGGCCATATTTAGAAATGAAATAACAATTATACAAACAATCATTTCAATGCAATAACTAATCGACCAGGATGCGAGCAAGAAACACTCAggaatctaaaataaatatcctaagggttttagggttttaggagTCGCATAGGTCGATGGTTAAACCCGGGTTGGATAGGTTCGATTGGGGTCAATCCTAAACCGGTTTACCATTAGGTTTAAGATGGTTTATAATTCtttagaaattttcctttttggtttctgatttcaaattataaaatttccttttcaaagttggattaaGAAAATCGATTTCCAAAACTGATTTGGattaggaaaatattttaggttttccaaaattctttttttgcttttcgaaaattttattttcttgcagGAGATTTAATTCTCAAACAATCAGAGAAGACTAATCAGTTTTAATACATGATTTCGATTTTAAACAATGATCTTAGGGTTCTTTAGTTCATGATTCAATTTTAATACTAGCAACCTAATGATCCGATTTTAACAAGCAATATCAATGGTGGTTTCAAGTTCAAATTATAAACCTCTAGATCAAGCTTAGCAATCGATTTCTAGTTCTCAAAGTATTAACCAAGTTCTATCAAGTTCTCAATGGATGTTTGGAGTTTGATAACTTACCTTTAAACTCGATTGATATGCTCCTTGACTTCTCTTTGATAGCTTAACCTCAATGGATCTTACTGGGATcctttgttttccttaaacaaaattatcaaaGAGAAGTTAGTAAGAT contains:
- the LOC130507333 gene encoding uncharacterized protein LOC130507333, with translation MNTSGRLKLRGVWKCTKWDNDTPACERSYALKITKDKLCDDLKMMYSYINDPHYLWYTLNNRYSEMFLHKAEKEWREIKFQNYESVNKYDSDLMRIAYTLNLFGESTTNRDKLTKTRETIHPSDAISLYHASKCTTYFDLLDKLLEIEKKKKTKAENIKQFDEILSIHKLRQEFDLSIPEAGEEQTEWTHVDNELDLFIE